The genomic segment ATAGATAGTGATGTAATAAACATTCTGTAAGAAAAACagtacacaaattcttatttaCTCCATTGTTCTTCATAGACTGATATTTTGGTAGTCATATGTGTGAATCACATTTTATGAGTAATCACATAATACTTTACTATTGATGTAAGGGAAAATTAAGGATGAGCTTTGAACACATTCCTCATTGTTGTCTTTATGAATAGATCTAGAAAGAAAATCGTTAAGATGGTGCTTTCCATTGTTGCTGATTGCTTTTCTGGGAGCAAGAGAAAACATTTATGGATTTTGAGTTTGGAGAAACGCTTTAGCATAAAAGGCTTTCAGTTTGTGTAGAACTAATTTGAAAATAGAACATATCCGGTTCAGGACAATTTATCCAGTTTTTTGAAATTCGAATAATTCCGACTAGATATCCGGTTTTTTAATCTGATCCGGATTTGGATATTGGCAAAATTGGATATccgattttctattttatttttttaatatatatattttgcctATAAGAAAACTTTGTTTATATTAAATGTACTAATATTTACAACTCTCAACTACAATTAAGCTGCATaactaatttattgttaattaagttAGACTTTTGAATATCCAATCATATTtagaaatgattttttttcaaacttttagAAAATAAGCTTGattgatgaaaaaaatgaaatgagcttaaattttaatgtgtaaaaaacaacaaaataatttctaaaaacgcaaaaaaatgAAACGAATATTTGGTATCCGAAAAATAATCTGGATACCCGATATACGTGGTAATGGTGAGAATGATAACATATTTGGAGATATGGATTGAGTTTTCAGGTAAGGTAGTTTGCAGCTTTGAATAAAGGATTATCTAAGGAGTTAAAGGGTATACGAAGAATAGGAACATTTTGCTATGAACTGACCAATTCAATAAAACAGTAAATTGAGACTTGAAATAATAAAGGGACAAAAGTAAGATTTCCTAAGATGAGAATTAACTTTTACCCacaaaattttaacaatttttatgaTACTGCAATGATCAGTTATTTGGAATAATTAGTTTACGAAGGGGTAATTTAGGCTCTCTCTTGTTTCTGTTGTGTTTCTAGGCTCTCTCTTCTGAATTAGTTGAGTCAGGAGTTCTCTTATGGATATTCCTCAAGCCCTAGAAGTTCTATCATTTCTAGGCGTATGTGGCATGGTTTCCTGATGAAGTGATTTGATCTTAATATGCCTAATGTGGAGTATCTACTTATTTCTTAGGTTCCAAGTGTAGTCAATCTTGCTTTTTTGTGATTTCCTTTTCTTCCCCTTATCTTTTTGGAGATTTTTTTTCCTCctgaaaattgaaatgaatgtGTAAGTCCTTATTTCAGTGTTTCTGGTGCATCCATATTAGCTCAACACCATGTTGAATTTTTCTTTGATGCAGTATTTTGCTGATAGAGATATCTTCTGTGCTGGCCGTGTTGTTGCTGCAACTGGTTGAACTGTACAAACATCAGTCAACAACGTAATTGATGAGGTGTGCTTAATTTGATTCCTccgatttaatttaattttttttatgtattgaaTAATGTGAATTATTGAAAGGTTCTTGGTTCATGTGAGATTTTTGAGGAGAAACAAGTTGGTAATGAGAGGTTCAATATTTTCAGTGGATGCCCATCTGGTCATACAGCCACCAACGTTCTTCGTAGTGGAGCCGATCAGGTGCGTGACTGGTCACCTAGTCTGCTGTTAATACTTGTTTTATTATGAAGTTTGCATTGACAAGAACATTTTTGTCATTATAATTCATTGAAGAAGCAGAACGCAGCCTGCATGATGCTATCATAATAGATAGAAGAGCTGTTAAGAACTCTACTGTTGTTCCTGGTGGGGGCGCCATAGATGTATGCGATCTAATGCCGTTGTAGCTTTGTTGTGGCGTTTTGAAATGCTAATTTCTGTGCGGATTTGATTTTTGTGTTTAGATGGTAATTAGTCGACACCTAAGACAGCATTCCAGGACTATTGCCGGAAAATCTCAGCTATTTTGACTAGCTGCAGTTCTTGCCGATCTGCTTACAATGACTGTAGTTGTACATGGGATTCATGACGCATACTCTGTTCGCTTGAGTTTGTTCTAAAGAGGAAAATTCTCCCAAACAAAAGGGTAGATTACTTCACCAAGGAGAAAATGCTATCACAAACAAAAGGGTGAGGCAAACTCACATGGACAAGGGAATATAGTTTTGCTTATTTTTAGTACTTGGAAGTCCTGGATTATCTACGTCTACATGGAATCATGGCTTATATGACTGGAGACCTTAGTTATTTTTGGAGGGGCCAGGCACTTTCATGGTCCATAAAAGTTTtgggtagttttttttttttggtacatTAGATAATGAATTTGGCAATTTTTTGTACTGCAGTCAGAGAGTGCTCAAGGAGATGCTGCTGCAAATGCCATGGGAGGCAGAGGTGGTGCATTCAGTGGTGTACGGGGAATGAGAAGGCGATGGAGGTTTATATGGGAGTCAATTGGAAGTTTTAGTTTGAtgaattaattatttctttGCTTCTGTAAGGGtggctttttttatttttttatttttttgaaatgatctGTAAGGGTGGGTTTGAATAGCCTGATGtgttggaaaatttgaaataactgagattatttatctacttaattccaaatataagattcgggaaaacttatgtcccaaaataagcttccgtacgtccaagcctagcctcgggtaagtcgctgttactaacagcgaataaggggaaataaaaaaaaaattaaaaagttgaaagtcgctgttactaacagtgactatcaggtttttatttatttatttttatttaaaaactaaactagccgttgttaattagaaaaatagccatTAGGAATGTGAAAATAGTCgttgtaatgttgttgtataaatagGTCCATCATTTCTCATACTTCATTTtatccattctacatcattcttcttcttttcaatcaattgttaaaggtaacataaggtattttgttagttttattattataaatgtaaatattatttttgaaagttcacttacgttactatattatatgtattatgtagatgtcaaaagagcattgtattgaagagctttgtgattgtggttatgaagttgagattaatactgattggagcgacttcgatccagggcgtgaatttgttgcttgccctttctacttggctgacggattaggatgcacatactttcgctggattgctccggagggtacaaaatggcagagagacttaataatacggcttgagaaggaaaaacaagagcttaaagatgaggtatttaatctaaagagacaaatggatgatatggcacataggaaagaagagactgaaagaattatgagaaagttaaATAAGCCTTCTTAGTTACGGACGCTAGTTTAACTTAATGCATGAAGTATGTAATTGGATTTGGATTTGTTGAACTtgcttgaaattgtgttgaatgttggatagcaacatccttatttgaatatgattgtatgtttgtttttgattaaattcatgcTGCATTGttcgcggaatgattcatcgcccaaAAGTCTGAGTAGTTAACATCAATTCactcataataaacgtgtgatactacggtaaaaatatatacatctacatatatgttacaatttacaaaCAAAAGACCAACGGTTACAaatgagtatgtacaaatgttcaataattacaaaactattgtaatgctaatcctcctcctgtaccctgtctaattctgacggtttacgacgcctcctacgatagtaagatgcagtcgaatgacgctcgggtaggggaggggattgatagtgtgatgatgtggcaccctatgaggacccggcaccgtagtccgggcacgttaagtcaacctcctcaaaTATAGATACTAtttaccttgacgtgcaagttctagtgttaTGACCGTCAATACCACACCGTCGACAAGCGTTGCGTCTCCGCGATCCTTCGTCCATTTCGTTCGCGATCCTCCTGGACTTAGGTCTTCCTAATCCAcgaatgtgatctggatcgtgtaacacctcaacaccggtgtattgaAGTCATGCCCTCTTATCAATTAACGGCAAGAATATGCATTCATATGTGTTAACATAGCTCTGGGTCTTGTAGCAGGAGTCCACAAAACCCTCATAGGATAAGTGTCGTTTAATGCAAacggcaagaacatgagaacaaggtaagtgaaATATGGAtggtttgttacaagtgcatttcatctcgctcatatccacactttgtattttaccacccttggccgatcctctattaccacgtccagtcttaacttggaaaaggcctcgtctgtagtcaaatgcgatgatctcatggtagtttgccttctcggtgttacgggtgataattctagtggcgtgtgaagtgtacttATTTCCCCCAATTAACCATGCGTTTGCGTTCTCGCgtctttttacaaaataatcattaacacgatagaaggtaaactccacaagagtagttataggcaagaaacgcacacccttcatcacgttattgaatacttcggccaagttggtattagtaacaccGTATCTATACCCTCCATCgtgacatattgaccatttagacatatcaccaacttgatcaatccaaaaaagtgCTTTACGATTAGCAACACCAAtggccttcaatccctcgaCGACTTTATTgggttgtctttgctctgcagtcctaccatacattttcttcaacttcacattacccatttgacgattgaagttgcttaacaaatgccgcaagcaaaacctatgatgggcgttTGGAGGTTTccattccggctcctccatggttgctagaatgcccgcatgcctatcggaaataacgcataaccctggactatgcatcacatgcttacgaacacagcccataaaccaagaccacgcggctatgcattctttttcgaccaaagcaaaggcaagcgggaatattcccttgttcccatcttgggcaatcgcagtcaacaacgtatggcgatacttaccatacaaatgtgttccgtcaatggcaataacgggtttgcaatacttgaatccctcaatactaggttggaaagcccaaaacacgcgttggaaagttctaatactaggacggacatACACACCGACATCATtctcttccttaaagaaccactcaattACGGTGCCGGGGTTTGAAATTTGCAGTGCCTTCAggaagcgtggaagaagaggataagaatccTCCCACgtaccatagatggagagaagggcttgctgtttagcacaccatgcccgcttataggtcacttcgacatcgaattggtctttcaccatttgacgGACAACAgaaaccttaattgatgggtcttgagcaacacaatttctaatacgatagttaatcacggaagatgtcaaatgaatgtgcccagctgacacgttttcagtacttaaaacacaacccccatgcttccctttataaGTAATAATCTCCCATGAcggtgaataggagctcttcctagccctaagcctccaaccacaccctctcttacacttcaacgtgagcacggtttgatttgaagtctcagttcggtactcaacgttcctacgaatatgatacaatctaacagcgtccaacaaggcatccttgttgtcaaacatcatacccttttgaaactctccttcgtcggtgtaggttgtatcacaatcccaagacctccaagagttgtcctcaaagtgttcatctagagggggaaccagtgcatagggtgtaggagcaacgattgttggaatgtttcctaaggtcatgtcattagctagagcctcctcgtcaacacccacatcgtcctcagaagaagcttcaacgaattcattactctcactattaacatcatcccaaggctcatttgtatcttgtaAGTTAAAAGTAAcatcatttgagacttgaaattgaacttgattgggttcattacaaggataagaggaagatggaaTAAAGGGATTTtcggtttcttgggtagggaagggcgtatgagaaggggtagaagaagttatattcataaatgcatttgtttccacaacgTTCACATCTTCGTTCCCTAGGggacctcttctacatataactctaaagaatgactaggggtagaccttgaatactcccacattgcatctatagcctcctcatcctcaaccggaaaagttaacaaatctccactcagattgtatttaaaacttaaattaacagtactttttgtagtgtcaatgccaatcctagagcatataaaatgtttaaattcattcaaatccatgtatgagttgcatgcaaacagtttacgttttcccccaacatacttaacattgttactagttgatcgaattgaaccattccaaagcatacaacagtcacacgaaatgaagccatttctacaacaacacataaaaaatcaacatcatcatcaagttcataaatatatgaccactatacattttacattcaacaacaaattctggaacaaacttttaaaaatgaggatcaatgtaaataacaactacatttgaCATAATCGTAGAGCTCAAGTGTAAATGCCcactatacatgacatacaGTTTAAAATCACcaccaaatgaaaaaatttataataaaaacgaacCTCAATTAGCTGTAGATCAAGAAGAATTACTTAATTGCAAGCTTGTCAACATACATTAAtgtgaaaattgattaaaacacaacaaaccctaatttttcgaatattgaaaaaaaacacaaaaaaaattaccttaggTCGATCTAGGAAGACTACAACACTAATTACtggtacaaacttgaaatttgatgacttTAGTTGAATGATTGAAGTTTCTTACAAGgttggaatgaagaaggagaaatcGTAGGGATTGcgaatgaaaaacaaaaacgcGAAATGAACTGAGGAAGAACATGTCTGGAAAATTAAAAACCTgatagtcgctgttagtaacagcaactttcaactttttaattttttttccccttattcgctgttagtaacagcgacttacccgaggctaggcttggacgtacggaagcttattttgggacataagttttcccgaatcttatatttggaattaagtagataaataatctcatttatttcaaattttggaTGTGTTGCAAACAATTGCATATAGgctttttgatatatttattttttgctacAGATATTATGGCTTTACATTTTTGAGTTAATAGAGCCTTGTTAAGTGTGTGAGGGTTGTTCAAAATCCGATACCAGAAAATTATATTagcgaatttaaaaaaaagttgacAATCTCTTTCCTAGTCCCTCCTTTACCATGGCCACCACTAAACATGTGGAATAGAATATCAAGAAATACAgtcaaatttataatataattataattttacacCTAAGTTCTATTCAGTGCAATTTCATCTGCattaactaaaattaaaagCTGATAAATAACATTAtagtttaataaattatttttttatcaaagaaaTATGAAGCAGATGATCCTCTCTCTTAGTAGCCATTATCTCGCATTACTTATcacattttgtttgtttggaatTTATTAACACAAATTTGTGGGCGATGGTCTCTTTTAAGTGTTCATCTCAAATTTATTAACACAGATTTGTGGGAGTGGCATTAAACGTGCAGTACTtataatatctcaaattaagttgatccataaaaaaaatgcacatTTACTCGGTATGTATCAAGGATATTGTAAATAGATATTAAGGATACTGTAATTATGCATTAAGGATGATATATAAGctgacattaaaaatacaacaaGTAGACATCAAGCTTTAATGAACTGTATTGGAGACTGTtcctcaagagactagctgatttATTAAAAGGAAGGTTAAAAGTAATTATCAATAGCCCCTATAGCTCAGTGGTAGAGCGTCAGTCTTGTAAACTGAAGGTCTGTAGTTCGATCCTGCATGGGGGCATTTTTGTAAGCTCAACTATTTGAGTCAAATCAAACCTTTTCCAAATCGGGCATTTTTGCAAACCAACTATTTGAGTCAAATCAAACCTTTTCCAAATCACTACTAAAAGTACTTTTTAACAAAAAtggatttcaaaaataataaaatctcTGTCTGCTCCCGATTTGCAAATTTGACTTTTGAAATATCGATAGAATGTCATGTATCGGATTCTCCTTTGTAAATGCAGTCTTCATTGGCAGAAATGCTCACAATGAGAAAAAGAAATGTTAAGCAATAGCCATATATGTCCTAATTACATCCTGAAAAAGACAAATCCAAAACAATGTAAGACTTCAGAACAAATCAGTGCCTGGTTGTACCTCGAAAAAACAGATGTTACCTACGTAAAAAGATGAGGGCGGTTGCATGATAACTGAGGTCGTTTTATAGGAGAAAGAACCAGATTCCTGAGAGTATTGGAAGGGTTGGTATTTCCTGTTCCAAAGGGTGGATAGCCACCAGTCCTGGTTACAGTATCCATGGGAACTGGTCCTCGCCTTGATGGTGAATTAGCCGAGACATCAAACGTTCCTCCAGAGTTGGAACTATTTTGCCTTGCTGTTGCTGGCCAGACATCCTCCCTTGACCGCCCTGGAGTTTCAGGAGTAAAAACCAATCCATCTGCAATACATAAGTCAACTTGCTTTTTTCCTTAGGTGATGATAAATTGGAAACCGTAAAGAAGCTTACATATCTAATTTGCTTGCTAGCATTTACTTAACTCATTTGCCAAAAAATCGAAACGAAGGAAGCACAAATAAAAAATGAGGAAGctctttcaaaaataaaaaaaaaaattgtggaaGCAATATGAGTGGCGTATTGTTGACTATAAAGGGATAGCTTTCTGAAACTAACACAAAATCTTCTCATTGGAAATAAGCATGGGCATCTATAATATGACAGTAAACAAAGAGATGATATTACCTTTTCTTAGAGTATCATGGTTATCCATCAAGTTTGTGGGGTTGGAAAAGAGATCAGGGTCAGCTCTGGAATAGAAATCATTTGCTGGTTGTATGGCAGAACATTTCACTAAGTCAAGCTCGCTCCTCAACTGATCATACATTTCATCAAGTTTTCTCTTCTGTCTGGCACCAGTAATCAAACATATTTCCAGCATTATAAGTACGGAAAGATTTTCAGATAGACATATGATCAGTATTTAGGCCTGAAGGTGATAAGGCTGCCAAACAATATCCACCTAGATTTCTCAGCAAATTTTTCTTGTAGCTCTTGCTTATCTTTGGACAAATTCTGAATTTCTTGTTCCATCATTTGACTCTTTTTCGCCATTTTTTGGTAAGCAGTATGCACCTGCTCCATTTTCTCGCTGAAGCTTTCTTGCATCGCCTCACATTTCTGTCGGCACTGAGTTACTAACccgttcattttgcattgcatttCTAGTTCTTTTTGCCCGATATAAAACATCACACTTCTGTATGCACTCTTCATCACTAGCCTTGTTCAAGGAAAGACTAAGCATATGAGCAAgacaaaataatacaaaaaagaaaaactaaaacgGCCTTTTATAGAAAGAATTTGCAAATCTTAAAATGGCCAACAAATTTAAGGTATATTAATCACTGAAGTTTTGTGGCAAGCAATAATCTAACGCCTCTATAGAAGTCTTTTGAAGGTTTAAGGATACAAATTTGCGGTGAAATTCCTGCCATTACCATCTGCAAGTACCAGCAAAAACGCAgtaattataagtaattatcaAGCAGAAAATGAActcaaaaaaatacataaattattGCCTATGTAACCATATGAAAGTTAAACAGACAAGCCTATAAAAGGGAAACGTAGAAAAGTGCAAACTCAGTAACTCACATTCACCCATTCATCATTTGGATTTATATCCACAGGTCTCATAAGACTACATGgaaaataaaagacaaataaattaataattatttaaaaaaggcAGCCATTTATGAAACTTCTAGATAATAGGCAGTCAATAGAAAGTTGCAGCTGTGCCCTGAACTTTCCGGAGTAAATTCCATGGAAAATCGTCAACGAAGTTCACCTGAAGAGCTCACCTCTTAGATAGCACTTGATCACAAATGGGACAGCCTCCATCACTGTTAAGTATCTTGCCTGCGTCTGCAGTGCCTTAAGACTTGTCAAGGACAGTTGCATTAGCAAGctaaaaattaaggaaaaagcCATACCTTCATTGTCATTGAATTCTCCATCATTGATTTAATCTCCTGTGCTACCGATCAAGTAAACCTTCGTGCAGCTCTATCTAGCGCATTCAACCACTGTCCATCAGATGGGAGAACATGATCTTCAATTTCAGCTATCCATTCATCATCAGATGGTAAATCGTCTAAAACAATGGGTGATTGTATCATTGTTGCACTttactttcttttaaattta from the Amaranthus tricolor cultivar Red isolate AtriRed21 chromosome 12, ASM2621246v1, whole genome shotgun sequence genome contains:
- the LOC130797349 gene encoding E3 ubiquitin-protein ligase CCNB1IP1 homolog isoform X4, coding for MMENSMTMKTQARYLTVMEAVPFVIKCYLRGELFSLMRPVDINPNDEWVNMVMAGISPQILMKSAYRSVMFYIGQKELEMQCKMNGLVTQCRQKCEAMQESFSEKMEQVHTAYQKMAKKSQMMEQEIQNLSKDKQELQEKFAEKSRQKRKLDEMYDQLRSELDLVKCSAIQPANDFYSRADPDLFSNPTNLMDNHDTLRKDGLVFTPETPGRSREDVWPATARQNSSNSGGTFDVSANSPSRRGPVPMDTVTRTGGYPPFGTGNTNPSNTLRNLVLSPIKRPQLSCNRPHLFTM
- the LOC130797349 gene encoding E3 ubiquitin-protein ligase CCNB1IP1 homolog isoform X1; translated protein: MAFSLIFSLLMQLSLTSLKALQTQARYLTVMEAVPFVIKCYLRGELFSLMRPVDINPNDEWVNMVMAGISPQILMKSAYRSVMFYIGQKELEMQCKMNGLVTQCRQKCEAMQESFSEKMEQVHTAYQKMAKKSQMMEQEIQNLSKDKQELQEKFAEKSRQKRKLDEMYDQLRSELDLVKCSAIQPANDFYSRADPDLFSNPTNLMDNHDTLRKDGLVFTPETPGRSREDVWPATARQNSSNSGGTFDVSANSPSRRGPVPMDTVTRTGGYPPFGTGNTNPSNTLRNLVLSPIKRPQLSCNRPHLFTM
- the LOC130797349 gene encoding E3 ubiquitin-protein ligase CCNB1IP1 homolog isoform X2, with the translated sequence MAFSLIFSLLMQLSLTSLKALQTQARYLTVMEAVPFVIKCYLRGELFSLMRPVDINPNDEWVNMVMAGISPQILMKSAYRSVMFYIGQKELEMQCKMNGLVTQCRQKCEAMQESFSEKMEQVHTAYQKMAKKSQMMEQEIQNLSKDKQELQEKFAEKSRQKRKLDEMYDQLRSELDLVKCSAIQPANDFYSRADPDLFSNPTNLMDNHDTLRKDGLVFTPETPGRSREDVWPATARQNSSNSGGTFDVSANSPSRRGPVPMDTVTRTGGYPPFGTGNTNPSNTLRNLVLSPIKRPQLSCNRPHLFT
- the LOC130797349 gene encoding E3 ubiquitin-protein ligase CCNB1IP1 homolog isoform X3, with protein sequence MAFSLIFSLLMQLSLTSLKALQTQARYLTVMEAVPFVIKCYLRGELFSLMRPVDINPNDEWVNMVMAGISPQILMKSAYRSVMFYIGQKELEMQCKMNGLVTQCRQKCEAMQESFSEKMEQVHTAYQKMAKKSQMMEQEIQNLSKDKQELQEKFAEKSRQKRKLDEMYDQLRSELDLVKCSAIQPANDFYSRADPDLFSNPTNLMDNHDTLRKGRSREDVWPATARQNSSNSGGTFDVSANSPSRRGPVPMDTVTRTGGYPPFGTGNTNPSNTLRNLVLSPIKRPQLSCNRPHLFTM
- the LOC130797349 gene encoding E3 ubiquitin-protein ligase CCNB1IP1 homolog isoform X5, yielding MRPVDINPNDEWVNMVMAGISPQILMKSAYRSVMFYIGQKELEMQCKMNGLVTQCRQKCEAMQESFSEKMEQVHTAYQKMAKKSQMMEQEIQNLSKDKQELQEKFAEKSRQKRKLDEMYDQLRSELDLVKCSAIQPANDFYSRADPDLFSNPTNLMDNHDTLRKDGLVFTPETPGRSREDVWPATARQNSSNSGGTFDVSANSPSRRGPVPMDTVTRTGGYPPFGTGNTNPSNTLRNLVLSPIKRPQLSCNRPHLFTM